The nucleotide window AACGCCAATGCAGCTTCAACGGGCGCACAATCATCGGCCTGTATCTGCATATCAGCTGCTTGATCGAACGTTTGGTTATCGGCAAAGAACCTGCGGGTTATCCTGATCTGGAAGCCTTCGCCATCAATCAGGCAGAGTTCATTCAAATTGTTCAGGACAGTTTTGCGGCAGTGTGCCGAGCGTACAACATTGTATTGCCGGTCAGTGAGATCGGTTATCTGTACGATTATATCGAGCAGGGCAGTGTCGCGGAAACCTCGGACAGTGTCGCAGTGCGCGATCAAAAAGATTTCTTTGCCGCAGATTAACTGGATTTCACGGCAGAAATCAAGAAAAAGGACGAATTTTACCGGAAACGGGGAAAGATTCGTCTTTTTTTACGGTTTGGATGAGCTTGCCACGGAAATTGCTAGAAGATAGGCATACGAGATCCTTAGGAGGTGAGAGGGAATGATTAAATTGTTACGGGTCGATGACCGGCTGATTCATGGACAGGTGGCAACGACCTGGACGAAAACGCTGCAGGCGGATTCGATCATTGTCGCCAATGATGAAGTGATCAGCAACGAATTGCAGATCATAGCGCTGAAGCTGGCTGTTCCGGCCGGCATGAAGGTCGCTATCCGCAGTGTCAGCGAGGCGATCGGCTTGCTTGCCAACCCCAAGGCACTGCCGATGAAAATCTTTGTGGTCGTCAATCATCCGCGGGATGCTCTGCGGATTGCGCAGGCCGTGCCGGAAACGATTGAAGGGATCAACATCGGGAATTATTACGGAAGTCCTCAGCTGCGGACCGAGGAAAAAGTCAAACTCGACCGCAATATCTATCTCGATCCGGAAGA belongs to Holdemania massiliensis and includes:
- a CDS encoding PTS system mannose/fructose/N-acetylgalactosamine-transporter subunit IIB — its product is MIKLLRVDDRLIHGQVATTWTKTLQADSIIVANDEVISNELQIIALKLAVPAGMKVAIRSVSEAIGLLANPKALPMKIFVVVNHPRDALRIAQAVPETIEGINIGNYYGSPQLRTEEKVKLDRNIYLDPEDVDTLKQICALPIEFTVQMVPHEPKKKVSDCLHHLG